The nucleotide window CCATGATGACGAGATCAAAAAGCATTATTCTTGTCATCTATGTAGATGTCTCTCCTCATCAGGCACAATTTAatagttgtttttgttttgtatttcatGCTGCGTTATCTAGATGAAATTAATATCCAACAAATATTGTTCAATCATTAAAATTAATCTGTTTTCATGTGGCATATCGTGAGTCAATATTCGTATTGGCCATGGACACCCATAAACAAAGGATAtagttcaaaattttcataaaactAAGAATCAGATTGTACGACTTagcaatatttatatatgtaaaaagTACGATTACATTTACATATATTCTGTCATCTGTCACCAATAATGCTTTCATTGATTATCAACCTGAATTTTGAATTAGTGCTAGTTTATCTCTCAACATATTCTCCAACTTCTGAATAACTCCATCAAGATAATTATCGTAGAGATAATTTAGTATATTTTCATAAGATAATCAAGGTACTATATTATGTTTAATAATGAAAAGTAGTAATAATAATCCAGAGATACACTAATGTGTCCCTTATATGCATAAGAAACCCTAGGCACACTCGGAAAACCTAATTAGAAGCAAAAAcggaaataacaaaaattccaaaaatatcACTAAAACTTTAAATGCTGAAAAGTCAAAGTAAATTATGGAAGTTGGCTAAAAATGCTCATATATCATAGCAAAGCAGTGTAATGCACTCATCTCACCGTTTTCTTCGAAACGACAAGTCATAGGCCCGATTCCGAGCCTGAGACCCAAACTTGCACGAGTTGGATTTTGCTTCCGCGATGCTTTCCTCTTTCCAGGACCTATGGTTATCTTATCCCaatcattgaaaaaaacaagaaacaaaaatggttATCCCAATCTTCTTTTACACGGAACAAACTTAGTTTTTAGGGATTCTTAGATGTAGgtccatatttattaagaTGTAATGGATATAGTCCACATGCTCTCCCATTTTAATTGCAGCCGACTCTCGTCAAGTACGCAATTAGTATGTCCATAATTTTGGGTTTAATTACCTAGACTAGAGGTAATAACTTATGTATTTAATTACCTGGACTAGAGGTAATTTATGGGTTTAATTACCTGCACAAGAGGTGTACGCATAGGTACCTACCTATTGTTAAGGTATGAAGTTTCCATGAACTCTAATTACAAATTTTGAGGTTGGTATACCTtgggaaaattttaaaattcaataaatagatttgcaattaaattcaaatcaaatctgATAATTAATGTCCAACAAATCAATAACTTACCGATTTTACAAATTCATAATTCACCTTATTTATTTAGGGGCATAAttagaacaaaaaaataaaaaataaaatgtaaacATCAATAAATCAAAAAAGGCATTTTATCTTATGTGGCACAAAAGTCAACGGACTTgcatcaacaacaacatcTACGGGGATTGCACCCAATATCACTCATAACAATTGGACTTAAGCCAAATTTTCTCCAAGCTcaatcactctctctctctctctctctctctctctctctctctcttgtatATCTTGTTTTTTCACATTTCAATCTCTAGCTTCAACTGGTCCAAAGATTTAAACTTTCCAGCAGCCAAACATGGTGCACGAggaaaattactaaaatggtGAACCCTTAATTCCTCTTTAACccgagatttttttttttttctttgtgcaaAAGATCACAACTTGATGGGTTTCTTCCCTTTTATgttaaaaattcataaatttgtttaatttcgattcatttgaatttcaaggCGTGGAAGGTTTGCTAGAAACAAGTTTCGGATGTCGATGGGTCTGCTGGTGGCTGCCACAGTGAACAACGGTGCCAAGAATCTTTACATAATTTATGTAAAGGGAATCAAGGGTCGGCTTTGTTGGTAAATTTTTGTGTTTACAAAATCTGTGGGTTATGGCTTAATGGAAGTGTTTAAGATGCAAGGACAATGAGAAGATGAAATATGCTTCAAAGTGCGTATGAACACACTATCTTTCAAACATTATTTGTCCCCACAACTTGTGTGCCTAGTTAAGCAAATAAGCCTTGTGGATATAATGAAGCCTATAGCCTAATAACTATATGTTGTCAATCTCTTGCACAACCAAAGATAATCCCAAAcacaatttagaattataaCACGGGTACTCAAGATTCCTAGAGGCTAAATCtgcataaaataacatataGAGGTTTTTACTTTTGTGAAactagaaggagaagagttggGATTGAACTTAGAGATATCTTGGATCTCTCTTggattatttttcatatatttgttGCAGTATAATcatctctatttatagaggaattgatttattttcagAAACTATATATCTTTTGGATTGTACCTCTTTATCAAGAGGTACCACTTCAATGAGGACACTTTTCTTTACTAAAGAACgtgtttttatgtttaaatCATGTATATGAAGTGTTTCTAACGTTCATATACATAATTCAAACATTTAGGCATCAAGAGGCACACCACATGTCTGAAGAGGTGCTTCAAAATCGCACCCACACACGAACCAGCCGGTCATTTTTATACAGCAAGCACCGGTCGTTTTTTCCCTCAAGCGACCGGTTGCTTCTAACCAGCTTGCTATATTCCTGAAAATTTCTTCAACAGGCTTAACGGTCTTTCTTCTGCTTGTGTTGGTGACATGGTGTGATGGCAACTGTCGAGAAAGGCAAGCCTGATCTCCGTAAGAATACATGAtcatatactatttaaataagGCGTGcttaatttttatatgaatATACCAGTGAAGAAGCTGaccattttgttttggactaTGCAGACATTTTAAAATGAAGATGGTAGACATGAATCATGATGCATTGAAGTATTAAGTCTATTACAGCCATAATAATCCAAACTGATTTTTATGCCATAAAGAATACATGtgcaaaatttgttttttccttcctctgttttttttttgttgctaaaAAGGGCCCCATTTTAAGTTATTGCCCTGGCCACCAAAAAGTGAGGCCCGGCCTGCTTGATCTGGAAGGGGTCTGAATGACTGAAGGATATAATAATGTGAAATGATTGAATACATACAGATGTAAAAGAACTGAacaaagttttgttttttattcaaCAGGAGCTGTTGTTGTGTGGTGAATGCGTGCGCCTTTATATGGGGGTGATTTTTGCTTTGAAACTTTTAAGGGTGGAGAAAGATTATGGCTTCAGAGCTAGAGGTTGAAGTAACTCACAAGGAAACAATTAAACCATCCTCTGCAACTCCTCACCATCTTAAAATTGTCAACCTCTCTGTTTTTGATCAGCTTATTCCTCAAATTTATATCCCACTACTTCTCTTCTATCCCAGCACTAGCAGTGATGAGGTCAACGATATTGATCATCACCGTTCTTTGGTTGTTGAAAGATCCAAGCTTCTAAAGAAATCCTTAAGCGAAGCCCTCACTCACTTCTATCCTTTTGCAGGGGAATTCCAGCATAATATTTCAATCAGTTGCAATGACCATGGGGCTGCATTTCTTGAGGCCCAAGTCAACTGCCCCATCTCAATGATTTTGGACAGACCAGATCTTGGGATGCTATGGAAACTGCTTCCATCTGGTCATACAAGCTATCTTCTACAAGTCCAGGCCAACTTCTTTGAGTGTGGTGGATTAGCAATCGGAGTCAACATTTCACATAAGGTCGCGGATGCTTCTACTCTAAGCAAATTCATTAACAGCTGGGCTGCAATAGCACTTGGCTCAGCCAGTACTACTGACCGTGTGGTGCCTCCTGCAGAATTTGGTGTTGCAGCTTCTCTTTTCCCACCACTAGATTTCCTAAACGCACCGCAAACGCCTAGTAGTGACAGCACAAACTCCGGTATCAAAGAAAAGTGCATAACAAGGAGATTTGTGTTTGATGCCTCAAAGATTGCTGCTCTCAAGTCCAAAGCTGCCACTACCACTGTGCCAAATCCTACGCGTGTTGAAGTCGTCTCTGCACTCATTTGGAAGTGTGCAGCTGAAGCATCAAGATCAAACTTGGAGTCGGCAATGCCCTCCGCATGGTGTCAAACGGTGAACATGAGGAAAGTACTTGTTAGCGTCTTGGCAGGTAAAGACTTACTGGGGAATGTTTTCGGGTTGGTTGCAGGACAGAGGGAAGAAATTGTTGAAGTAGATGATCATGATCTTCAAAGCTTGGTTACTATATTGAGGAAGGGAATTGAGGAATTTAAAGAAAACTATAGAAACGGAGTTAGTGGGGAGGGTTTATGTCAACTTTTCAAGGAGGTTGTGAACCTCATCATAAGGGATGATATAGACAGCTACAGTTGCTCCAGTTGGTGCAGGTTTCCCTTCTACACATCCAATTTCGGATGGGGAAAGCCATCATGGGTTGTCACCCCTAATGTGGATTCCAAGAATTTAATTGTATTGATGGATACAAAAGATGGTGATGGCTTAGAAGCGTCCTTAACTTTGAAGGAAGAAGACATGaccaaatttgaaaacaacaaGGAGGTGCTTGAATATGCATCTTTGAATCCAAGTGTTATTTagtaccccaaaaaaaaaaaattagaaacctCCTCTCGTGTTTACTTAACTTTGGATGATCTCTCATTGTTTTGATGCTTGTACACTGAAGTTTGAACCAAATATAAAATGCAAAACTTGTGCTTTCAATTATTACATTTTGATTTGCCTCTCATTAttaaattggatttcattatGCAGCTTTACTTAACTTTGGATGATCTCTCATTGTTTTTAAATGTATGCCCATAAATACGgcccaaaatataaaaaaaaccctacaatgtcaaaattttaggaaaaaaaaactcatttgatttttcaaatattgTCGAGATGGCCAACCCTATTATGAGGACCTGGACGTTGGGCCTCTAATTCCTCTCTATTACAAAATGCACATGCACTTACATTATGGcccaaatattaaattatatttgggTCCACCTAGACAATTGGGTTTGGGTCTTTCTCAACCACCACAGTGCAGGACCCAATTTTGGGTTTCAGTATCAATCTATCCTTCACATTGTGCGTTGGATATAATTGGTCCACATTCTGCGATCTAATTGATTTACTCTAAACCCAACAACATAAGTATTTCGTGTTCTGGCCAAGATTTTGATCtcatattttctatttgattCTTGGCCAAGATTTTTAAATCATAAGGACATGACTTTTATAGCTCGGAATGTGATGGATTAATTCACTGTAACAATGCGAGGTAAATTACTTTGTCACGCCATTGAAATGTAGCATAGTTCGATAAGTCAAATTAACCTTTTCAAAAGCACTGAACATCCAAAATGATTTTGAATGGGATATGACTTTTCTATTTTGAAATATGGCATGACCTTTGATTTTTAAATCTGGCTTGTGGTGCTTCTTGTAGAATTTGGTGTTGCAGCTTCTCCTTTCCCTCCAGTAGATTTCCTAAACACACCGCCAACCTCCGGTGGCGACGCGAACTCTGGTATCAAAGAAAACTCTTATAACTAAAGCATCAGGATTTGTGTTTGATTGATGCTCCAAAAGATTGTCGAGAGACTCATTTGTGAACAATCATTTTCTTGGTCATGACATGATATAATGGTATCAAACGCATCAGGATCAAGCAGGACAGAATTGCGTAGGCCGCCAAGAATAAAGGGTTTCCTATGAGTAAGCCCAAAAAATAAGAGAACAAAAAGGGCCTTTTTGTAAGTGTACGACtggatttttttagatttctGCCTCTTTTCCACTACAATAGGCCAATTTAtattctaattaattaaaaaaaaaaagtaaacgaATAATTACCCTTTAGAGATATTTCGTTATATATCCATTTTTAGCACTAGTGATATAGATAAATTATacactatttaatttctataaacaaaccaaaaaaaaaaaatttcaaaaaatgatagctgtcccttaattttgattattaaattactttgatgccgtATAaagtgttttgggttttattttgtgaagttttggggttgagcttgttttaataaatcgatttcagttttgtaatttataggaattTCAAAACCTCATGGTGTAAATGAACATTGTGTTGTGATTTtgatcttatatatattttctttgtatgaCTATTGGTACAATTTTGACACACACAAACAATGCATGCATCATGCATAAGGTGAAGAAATTGGTAGGAGCTGAAACAAAATAACCAATACGAGCTAAATTACTCTGTCACGGCATTGAAATGGGGGATCGTTggatatgtcaaattaatcTTTTCAAAAGCATTTGAAGATCCAAATTATTTGGAATGGGATGACTTTTCTATTTTGAAATATGGagtgccttttttattttgggaaaTAGCTTAAAATGACacccatttcataattttaattaaaaataccaccccttcccaatttttgtacaactatcacctataaatataaaattattgtacCTTTATTGctattttccaaaaataaaaccctCATCAGGTCCAGCCCTTCCGTCATCTAGGGTTTAGATTGCCAATTCCCCAATCAAAACACCACCCCAATCCTGATTCAAATTACACCAATATTTCTGTAATTCGGCGGTAAAATCATCATGGGGAAGAACGACTTCCTAACCCCAAAGGCAATTGCCAATCGGATCAAGGCCAAGGGACTTCAGAAGCTTCGATGGTACTGCCAGATGTGCCAGAAGCAATGTCGAGACGAAAACGGCTTCAAATGCCACTGCATGAGCGAAAGCCACCAGTGACAGATGCAGATCTTCGGCGAAAACTCTAATCGCATAGTCGATGGCTACTCCGAGGAGTTCGAGCAAAGTTTTCTCGATTTGATGAAACGAAGCCACCGGTTCAGCCGTATCGCCGCCACCGTGGTCTACAACGAGTACATCAACGACCGCCACCATGTTCATATGAATTCGACTGAGTGGGCCACGTTAACCGAGTTCGTGAAGCACTTGGGGAGGACGGGTAAGTGTAAGGTTGAGGAGACGCCAAAGGGTTGGTTCATTACTTATATCGATAGAGATTCGGAAACCCTTTTCAAGGAGAGGTTGAAGAACAAGAGACTCAGGGCGGATATGGCTGAGGAAGAGaagcaggagagagagattaagaAGCAGATTGAGAGGGTTGCTCAGTCGATGCCCGTGGGTAATGGGGTTGATCAAGGTTCAGAAGATGAGATCCATAGGATTAAAGTGGAGAGTGGGGTCAAGATTGGTTTTGCACTTGGGTCCTCGAAATTGGGTTCGAAAGAAAAAGGGGAGAGCTCGAAATTGGTTTTTGATGAGGTAGATGATGACAAGAGTAAGGTTAAGAATTCGACGAAAAATGGAAGTAGTGGTGGCGCGGGGAGCTTGGCATTGGAGGAGTTGATGAGGGAGGATGAGAAGAAGGAGAGGATTAATAGGAAGGATTATTGGTTATGTGAAGGAATCATTGTTAAAGTTATGAGTAAAGCATTGGCTGACAAGGGTTACTATAAGCAAAAAGGGGTTGTGAGAAAAGTGATCGACAAGTATGTGGGGGAGATTGAAATGCTTGAAAGCAAGCACGTCTTGAGAGTTGACCAGGCAGAGCTGGAGACCGTGATTCCGCAAATTGGGTGCCTCGTGAAGATAGTGAATGGGGCTTACAGAGGATCAAATGCAAAGTTGCTGGCAGTGGACACAGATAAGTTTTGCGCTAAGGTGCAGATAGAGAAGGGTGTGTATGATGGTAGACTTCTTAAAGCTGTTGAGTATGAGGATATTTGTAAACTTGCCTAATGAGTTTGCTTGAAAACCTTTTTAATTGAGACtgaactatattttttttatgattgaTCATCTGCCTTTCAAATGTGTTA belongs to Prunus persica cultivar Lovell chromosome G4, Prunus_persica_NCBIv2, whole genome shotgun sequence and includes:
- the LOC109948416 gene encoding BAHD acyltransferase At5g47980-like isoform X3 produces the protein MILDRPDLGMLWKLLPSGHTSYLLQVQANFFECGGLAIGVNISHKVADASTLSKFINSWAAIALGSASTTDRVVPPAEFGVAASLFPPLDFLNAPQTPSSDSTNSGIKEKCITRRFVFDASKIAALKSKAATTTVPNPTRVEVVSALIWKCAAEASRSNLESAMPSAWCQTVNMRKVLVSVLAGKDLLGNVFGLVAGQREEIVEVDDHDLQSLVTILRKGIEEFKENYRNGVSGEGLCQLFKEVVNLIIRDDIDSYSCSSWCRFPFYTSNFGWGKPSWVVTPNVDSKNLIVLMDTKDGDGLEASLTLKEEDMTKFENNKEVLEYASLNPSVI
- the LOC109948416 gene encoding BAHD acyltransferase At5g47980-like isoform X1 — encoded protein: MASELEVEVTHKETIKPSSATPHHLKIVNLSVFDQLIPQIYIPLLLFYPSTSSDEVNDIDHHRSLVVERSKLLKKSLSEALTHFYPFAGEFQHNISISCNDHGAAFLEAQVNCPISMILDRPDLGMLWKLLPSGHTSYLLQVQANFFECGGLAIGVNISHKVADASTLSKFINSWAAIALGSASTTDRVVPPAEFGVAASLFPPLDFLNAPQTPSSDSTNSGIKEKCITRRFVFDASKIAALKSKAATTTVPNPTRVEVVSALIWKCAAEASRSNLESAMPSAWCQTVNMRKVLVSVLAGKDLLGNVFGLVAGQREEIVEVDDHDLQSLVTILRKGIEEFKENYRNGVSGEGLCQLFKEVVNLIIRDDIDSYSCSSWCRFPFYTSNFGWGKPSWVVTPNVDSKNLIVLMDTKDGDGLEASLTLKEEDMTKFENNKEVLEYASLNPSVI
- the LOC109948416 gene encoding BAHD acyltransferase At5g47980-like isoform X2, whose product is MGVIFALKLLRVEKDYGFRARGEFQHNISISCNDHGAAFLEAQVNCPISMILDRPDLGMLWKLLPSGHTSYLLQVQANFFECGGLAIGVNISHKVADASTLSKFINSWAAIALGSASTTDRVVPPAEFGVAASLFPPLDFLNAPQTPSSDSTNSGIKEKCITRRFVFDASKIAALKSKAATTTVPNPTRVEVVSALIWKCAAEASRSNLESAMPSAWCQTVNMRKVLVSVLAGKDLLGNVFGLVAGQREEIVEVDDHDLQSLVTILRKGIEEFKENYRNGVSGEGLCQLFKEVVNLIIRDDIDSYSCSSWCRFPFYTSNFGWGKPSWVVTPNVDSKNLIVLMDTKDGDGLEASLTLKEEDMTKFENNKEVLEYASLNPSVI
- the LOC18781221 gene encoding KIN17-like protein, with protein sequence MQIFGENSNRIVDGYSEEFEQSFLDLMKRSHRFSRIAATVVYNEYINDRHHVHMNSTEWATLTEFVKHLGRTGKCKVEETPKGWFITYIDRDSETLFKERLKNKRLRADMAEEEKQEREIKKQIERVAQSMPVGNGVDQGSEDEIHRIKVESGVKIGFALGSSKLGSKEKGESSKLVFDEVDDDKSKVKNSTKNGSSGGAGSLALEELMREDEKKERINRKDYWLCEGIIVKVMSKALADKGYYKQKGVVRKVIDKYVGEIEMLESKHVLRVDQAELETVIPQIGCLVKIVNGAYRGSNAKLLAVDTDKFCAKVQIEKGVYDGRLLKAVEYEDICKLA